A single Colias croceus chromosome 10, ilColCroc2.1 DNA region contains:
- the LOC123694995 gene encoding uncharacterized protein LOC123694995 isoform X1, which yields MQKQKSPKSCLPSASATALLIILLIVCLTEGATEQRINNRGSKSSHLIQKINGWRSQRGGSCLSYGHSCWGAHGKRSGKPPASAPDWFITRMLRRMANNEMHNTNNFEVKHDDADDIFRVVIDDSSANSPLKDSEELPLQNLDAASKLPEAKPMLDDDLLTKMKLWQIMRVASQDH from the exons ATGCAGAAACAGAAATCCCCCAAGTCATGCCTCCCCAGCGCGTCTGCCACGGCCTTACTAATCATTCTACTGATCGTCTGCCTCACTGAGGGCGCAACAG AACAAAGAATTAATAATAGAGGTAGCAAGTCGTCCCATCTAATTCAGAAAATCAACGGATGGCGCAGCCAACGCGGAG GATCCTGTTTAAGCTACGGACATTCTTGTTGGGGAG CACACGGCAAACGATCTGGGAAGCCGCCCGCGTCGGCTCCTGATTGGTTCATCACAAGGATGTTACGTCGTATGGCTAATAATGAAAtg CACAACACCAACAATTTCGAAGTGAAACACGACGACGCTGACGACATCTTCCGGGTGGTTATAGACGACTCGTCGGCGAACAGCCCTCT AAAAGACAGTGAAGAGCTACCACTACAAAACTTGGACGCAGCATCAAAGTTACCTGAAGCCAAACCGATGTTGGACGACGATTTACTCACAAAAATGAAACTATGGCAGATAATG cGAGTTGCCTCACAAGACCACTAA
- the LOC123694995 gene encoding neuropeptide CCHamide-1 isoform X2 — translation MQKQKSPKSCLPSASATALLIILLIVCLTEGATGSCLSYGHSCWGAHGKRSGKPPASAPDWFITRMLRRMANNEMHNTNNFEVKHDDADDIFRVVIDDSSANSPLKDSEELPLQNLDAASKLPEAKPMLDDDLLTKMKLWQIMRVASQDH, via the exons ATGCAGAAACAGAAATCCCCCAAGTCATGCCTCCCCAGCGCGTCTGCCACGGCCTTACTAATCATTCTACTGATCGTCTGCCTCACTGAGGGCGCAACAG GATCCTGTTTAAGCTACGGACATTCTTGTTGGGGAG CACACGGCAAACGATCTGGGAAGCCGCCCGCGTCGGCTCCTGATTGGTTCATCACAAGGATGTTACGTCGTATGGCTAATAATGAAAtg CACAACACCAACAATTTCGAAGTGAAACACGACGACGCTGACGACATCTTCCGGGTGGTTATAGACGACTCGTCGGCGAACAGCCCTCT AAAAGACAGTGAAGAGCTACCACTACAAAACTTGGACGCAGCATCAAAGTTACCTGAAGCCAAACCGATGTTGGACGACGATTTACTCACAAAAATGAAACTATGGCAGATAATG cGAGTTGCCTCACAAGACCACTAA